From Carassius auratus strain Wakin chromosome 9, ASM336829v1, whole genome shotgun sequence:
ttacatgtttaattactttatttaaatgtgttgttttgaaatttaaattgatttatttgaaattgcCATATATTATAAAAGAGAATTAATTATATTGAGTTTAATTTTGTAACAGAAAATATGGATGATATGGGAAAATGAAGTTTGCAAATCTGTCTTTTTACACAGGGATTTGTATTAAAGCTGCATGGTAAACTTCCAATGTAATCTTTTCTTAATGCATCTCAAGAGGAAACCTTCAAGCACTGACTAGCTGCTTTACACTTAAGTGGCTTAAGCactacaatacattttaatatatttcaataaagATAAAAGTTTCATGTTATGTTAATTGTGTATGCTGAGTATTAATTATAAAAGACGCTTGGAGCCTTCTGTATActgttttaatgtgtaatttCCATTGGTATGAATCATTTACTGTATACAAGACACACACCACCTGTCTAATGGAAAAGTCAATAAACAGGGACAGACTCATTGTAATGGAAAATCTTTTGTTGCCTCATTGCTAAtgcaaatattatacatttacttaggCACAAATTCAATATAGAATTGTAAAACTTTTTGTGGCCCTAAGCAAAGCAATAATAGGCGACTTGTTTCAAAAACAGTGTTCATTAGCATACAGGTCAAAGTTTGAGAATGATAGTCAAATAAGGGCAGCCTACTAGTTTCTTATGAAAGCTATCAGATGTTAAAGTCAAGTCGTGCAAAAAAAGACCTTTAAACAAGTCTAGGCTAGTTTGTTGCTCTCAAAAAAGTCTCTAAATGAGAGATGCTAAAATCAGCAAACCAGACCAACCTGACTGACTTCGAAATAGCCTACAGCAAAACAATGAtcataaataaattaactaattatatgaatatgtataatattatgttcatatatcaaagtataaatatcaaaatcataaATAAAGTTGCAAAGGTAATTACCATACCTTGAGATTTTTGCTATGGCTGCATCAAACATTAGATGGGGTTCCTGGGGGCTGTCTTGTGATTGTTTGGGGTATTCTTTTCTTTCCATAacttctagttttttttttttttttttttttctgtttggagaTGAGTTAGACGTTTGGGGGTTTTCGAAGTATATAGTTATTTCATAAATAGGTCATGAATTTTGGGCAAAGTTAACAGAGTTATAAACTTATAAGTGGCCAAAGAAATGATAGTTGCCTGGCGCCATCTTCTGTATGAGGATGAAATGGTTAGCTCATTTTGTTGCTATCAGTATATGCTAGCATAGTGTATTTTTAAAAGGAAGTATTCTATTTAAAAGCAGCACTATTCCTATAGATTTGCATATGTGGGTAATCAGAAATTGTTCTCTCATTCATAAAACCTTTGGCAGAAATGAATAGTAGCCTAGGCTTCAGCAAATCTGCCTGTTTACTGGAATATTACTTAATAGTTGTGAAGTGTCATTCATCGAAGTTTAAATTTATTAGTTAAAAATaaggtataaaaaatatataaagttatgtaTTTGGTTAGTTTAAATGGGGCTTGACCAGgtgtctttagttttattaataatattttttcccctacacagacatttattttaaagttcacATTAATGTTGCTGTGTGCACAAAGTCATTACTATCGAGGCAGCTATATAAAAACAACGTGTTCATTCATGTAATTTCAGATAGTTTTATCATTATGCAGCCTTCAAAGTGCAAAGGGAAGAACATAATGCTGCGTACTATAGTTTAATCTTCAGCTGTCATTGGATGGACATTGGATCATCTACATgattatgtaaataattatatattgtatagaCTACAAAGGTCAGGTTTTAAAGGTTTCCAGGCACCGGTGCATGAGAGAAGCACTGGTGCATTAGTGCAGAGTTCACTATTCTCTTATCAACTGTGCTCTCGGTTAAAAGTTGCTATTTGttatacattaatatatgttCAGCCTTTCTCTCTCTAAACAGCTCGACATAGCAGCAGGAATGAGCTCTTGTTCTGGACCAAAAGATGCTAAAGTTGTAATTGTAGGTTCAGGTTTTGCAGGGTTGGCCGCTGCAGCCACATTGGTGAAAGGAGGATTTGAAAATGTCCTGGTTCTTGAGGCGAAGGAAAGAATTGGAGGTCGAGTGCACACCATTAAACCCTTCACCGAGAACATCATTGAAGTTGGAGCGAACTGGATCCACGGACAGAAAGGTAACTACCTATACAAGTTTGCGATGGAGAAGAACTTGCTATGCGAGGGACCTTCTGCATCCAAAAACATGTGCCTGCCCCGTTCTGTAACCCCtcaagattactttttcaaagAAGATGGGAAGCAGGTCTCCAAAACAGTTGTAGATCAGGTGTGTTCAAACTTCAGCAAGCTCACCGACAAAGCTTTTGATGACGAACTTGAGCGCAAGCACAGGGAACTAAGTCTTGGTGCTTATCTGGATGATGCCTTTGGTGAATCTCCTTTAGAAGCGAAAGAAGATGCCCACCAAGTTTTTGAATGGTGCAAAAGGGCTGAATGCACAGATGAGGCTTGCTCTAGCCTCTATGAGGTGTCTGCGTCTCAGATTAACTATTACACTGCTTTAGAGGGAGGATTTTTTAACACTTTGGGACCTGGTGGCTATCAAGCAATTTTAGATGTTCTCCTGAAAGATCTGCCTTCAGGAACCATCCAGTGTAGTGCACCTGTCAAGAGCATCCGATGGGATCTGGTCAAAAAGGGCCACTGTGAAGACCAAAGGTATCCTGTTCAGCTCGTTTGTGAAAATGGACAGAGCTTTGAGGCAGACCATGTGATCGTCACCGTTTCTCTGGGGGTTCTCAAAGATAAAGCCTCAACCATGTTTGAACCTCCCTTACCGCCAACAAAACTTTCTGCGATTGAGAATCTCGGATTTGGCATAGTAGAcaaaatattcttgttttttgAGAAGAGATTCTGGCCAGATGACTGTGCTGGGGTGCAGTTGTTGTGGAAAGAGGGGCCTGAAGATAAAGATGTTTATGAGTCTCTGTCTGAAGGAGAAGCCTGGAAGAAGACATGGTTCAAGAAGATCACTGGTTTTGATACAGTGGCCCGTCATCCCACGGCTCTGTGTGGCTGGATCACAGGTAGAGAAGCACTGTATATGGAGAAGCTTCCGGACAGTGAAATAGGAGAAATCTGTGTAAGGTATGGTAACATAAATGATTCAACATAGGACATATGATCATTTTACCATGGTTAAAtattggtaaataaaaaaaacaataataacaatttaatttgtgtttttgggGGCTGCACTGTGATCCAATTTTTGGTATACAAACTAATGTTGCAATGAATGACATTATGAATGACAGTCAAGGTAAAAATGTTTCAGTCATTATTTTTTGCttggaataaataaaatagaatagtgGGCGAAAATCAAAAGTGAATAATAGGGCCTGTCGAACACCAAGAATGATCGTTTTCAGACCATACAGGACTATTGATGCAAAGTAACGGCAAATTTCCATATTCTACTTGAAGAACCTTTTTCTACAAAAACTAACCACACAGAACTTCACACAGTCAAAATTCATGAAAGCATTGTAATTGCTAGACATTTAATCACAGACACTAATGCTAAAATGTGAAAAAGATGTTCAAAAAGATGTTATGATCATAAAACATGGAGAGCTGGAGCAACAAGATGATTAAGATTATTAAACCACTATGGTCAGTTTTGGAGAGAACAGTGAGAAGCAGATTCTCTCCTACAACATCTCTGAAGTATTAAGGCAGTGTTCTGATAGATGACATTCTACTGTAAGCTACTTAAATGTTGTATGAACCTATTTAAAAAGGCTGGGACCTTTATTATTTGTTGGTAGAGTTTGGAATGTGTTGTAAAATATAGGGTTATTACTAAATGGCAGTAGTAATCTGAAAATGCTGAGACATTCTGTTCATGTCTTTGAAGGTTGCTCAGGTCTTTCACAGGCTGGTCAGTGCCAGAGGTCTCAAAGACACTGATCTCCAGATGGGGCTCTGATTCTCACGTCCGTGGCTCCTACACATTTATTCCTGATGGTGTTGATGGAGTGAAAGCACACAATGCATTAGCATCACCTCTTCCTCCTAATGATGAATCCAAAGGGAGGAAGGTAACCTCTTCATAAATTGTACAAGTGTTTGAtcgtttgaatgtttttttttttttttttttgtaactaatttcaaaaagtgaaactttcatattTTGTAGATtaattacatgtaaagtaaaacatttaaaacgttttcttgttttaattttgatgattagagcttacagctcatgaaaCACAAAAATCCAGTaactcaaaatattagaatatttcctaagataaaaaaaaaaaaggatgtacTAAACTGAAgagctcaagctctttaaagcaTGTTCATTTAtactagaggtgctccgatcacgatcggccgatcgttatgcgcatctcatcagtaaagccggttctctaatcagcggttaattcgtgatttcacacagagcagctgttactacacagagccgttgttaatagagaagatgcgcaaatccacttcattttcagcgttttttggcgcatcttctcagttaacaatggctctgtgtagtaacagctgctctgtgtgaaatcacgcacctgatggaattaaccgctgattagagaaccggctttactgacgagatgcgcattaacaatccgccgatcgtgatcggagcacccctaatttatacactcaatgggtctcattcatgaaacattcgtaaatatacgagtaaatatctgagtgatttgcgcgtaaagagaacttcccgaaaactcttctcctgattcacaaaaacttcttaaacgtcagatgtgatagtgaaatgtgtgtgtgtgttaatgaattccaatcagtcgtaaatgggacgcgcgtgcacgctcactctcaattaccataaatcccaaatccgactgacaactatatgtgagcatcatattatgacaccaaacgaaggatttcaacatgtcttctcaaaagcgactgaaaaagaaacatttctcatctgcagaaattgaagttttattatcagaagttcattcaaaatgccacattttattttcaagcgtactagtggcgtatcaggtcctaaaaaaggaagtttggcagcatattacagatcctattactggctctcataataaaagttaaaagaaaaaccgtatgtaattaatatatatatatttttttttcaaaatgctgtgtaaatatgtacccgattaaggttaattaaaatgcagccgtattaatgagcaaaacattcagaagttaaacgcactatttacgcgtggctgggagcaggtgtagatttctttcgtaccaactaacatttggaaaatacgaacgttttaatgaatccgaaaatttacgccaaaaccactttacacgcgatttacacaaaaattcgttctgctcgtgtttcatgaatgagacccaatacCTGGTAGGGGCTCCTTAAgcacaaaacaataaacacatttaGCATCAGTGAGGTGTGGCATGAaagcgatcagcctgtggcactgctgaggcactattgaagcacaggtttctttaaAAGCGGCATTCAGCTCATCTGTAtggtt
This genomic window contains:
- the LOC113108310 gene encoding spermine oxidase-like; translation: MFSLSLSKQLDIAAGMSSCSGPKDAKVVIVGSGFAGLAAAATLVKGGFENVLVLEAKERIGGRVHTIKPFTENIIEVGANWIHGQKGNYLYKFAMEKNLLCEGPSASKNMCLPRSVTPQDYFFKEDGKQVSKTVVDQVCSNFSKLTDKAFDDELERKHRELSLGAYLDDAFGESPLEAKEDAHQVFEWCKRAECTDEACSSLYEVSASQINYYTALEGGFFNTLGPGGYQAILDVLLKDLPSGTIQCSAPVKSIRWDLVKKGHCEDQRYPVQLVCENGQSFEADHVIVTVSLGVLKDKASTMFEPPLPPTKLSAIENLGFGIVDKIFLFFEKRFWPDDCAGVQLLWKEGPEDKDVYESLSEGEAWKKTWFKKITGFDTVARHPTALCGWITGREALYMEKLPDSEIGEICVRLLRSFTGWSVPEVSKTLISRWGSDSHVRGSYTFIPDGVDGVKAHNALASPLPPNDESKGRKHLQVLFAGEATHENFYTTTHGAYLTGLREAERLISYYAD